A stretch of the bacterium genome encodes the following:
- a CDS encoding 3',5'-cyclic-nucleotide phosphodiesterase — MDFQDQKVIENIFITHAHLDHIKAVAFFADNLVTRGANHTVFLYSDPEVIEILKRHLFNGLVWPDFSLIPSPDNPAIQYVSMEPETTVQLNKHRVTAYHVNHTTPAVGFLVENEEGKKVVYTGDTGPTEQPWHACDEHVLDGVIVEVSFPNRMTELAINTGHLTPDLLAREVLKMKNLPLRFFISHSKPSHMEEINNELAEMSREHIEILQNGQVIIL, encoded by the coding sequence CTGGATTTCCAGGACCAAAAGGTCATCGAAAACATATTTATCACCCACGCCCACCTGGATCACATCAAGGCTGTTGCCTTCTTCGCGGACAATCTGGTTACCAGGGGAGCAAACCACACAGTATTCTTATACAGCGACCCTGAGGTCATTGAGATCCTGAAACGACACCTCTTCAACGGATTGGTGTGGCCTGATTTTTCCCTCATTCCCTCGCCGGATAACCCTGCGATCCAGTACGTTTCTATGGAGCCGGAAACCACTGTTCAGCTCAATAAACACAGGGTTACCGCCTACCATGTGAACCACACAACGCCCGCAGTGGGATTTCTTGTGGAGAACGAAGAGGGAAAAAAAGTTGTTTATACCGGGGATACCGGTCCCACCGAACAGCCCTGGCATGCATGTGATGAACATGTGCTGGATGGGGTTATCGTTGAGGTGTCCTTCCCCAACAGAATGACCGAGCTTGCCATCAATACCGGTCATTTGACACCAGATCTCCTGGCCCGGGAGGTACTGAAAATGAAAAACCTGCCTCTTCGGTTCTTCATCTCCCACTCAAAGCCTTCCCACATGGAAGAGATCAACAATGAGCTTGCCGAAATGAGCAGGGAACACATCGAAATTCTCCAGAATGGGCAGGTCATAATTTTGTAA